The sequence below is a genomic window from Tenacibaculum tangerinum.
CAAGAAAAGCTAGGGGCGTTGAAGAAAAATTATACTGATCTTAAGATGGCTCACGCCATAACTCCATTGGAAAACCCATTAGAGTTACGTAGCTTAAGAAAAACTGTGGCAAGAATTGCTACAGAGTTAACTAAAAGAGAATTACAATAATTCTAGTCAGTTTTAAAGATGGAAAAAAGAAATCTTAGAAAAGAGAGAATCGGTGTAGTATCTAGCAACAAAATGGAGAAATCTATCGTAGTTAGCGAGGTAAAAAGAGTAAAACACCCAATGTACGGAAAGTTCGTATTAAAAACGAAGAAGTACGTTGCACATGACGAGAATAACGATTGCAACGAAGGTGATACTGTAAGGATCATGGAAACGCGTCCTATGAGTAAATCTAAACGTTGGAGATTAGTAGAAATCCTAGAAAGAGCTAAATAATATGTTACAGACAGAATCAAGATTAAAAGTCGCAGATAACACTGGAGCAAAAGAAGTTTTAGTGATAAGAGTTTTAGGAGGAACAAAAAAGCGTTACGCTAGCGTTGGAGATAAAATCGTAGTATCGGTAAAATCTGCAACTCCAAACGGAACTGTAAAGAAAGGTCAAGTATCTCGTGCAGTTGTTGTTCGTACTAAGAAAGAAGTTAGACGTAAAGACGGATCGTATATCAGATTTGATGATAATGCTTGTGTACTTTTAAATCCTGCAGAGGAAATGAGAGGAACTCGTGTATTCGGACCTGTGGCTCGTGAATTACGTGAGAAACAATTTATGAAAATAGTATCATTAGCACCTGAGGTGTTATAAAATCAAATTTTAAAATGAAAAAATTTAAAATTAAATCAGGAGATACTGTTAAAGTTATAGCAGGAGATCACAAAGGATCTGAAGGAAAAGTGTTACAAATTCTTAAAGATAAGGATAGAGTAGTAGTAGAAGGTGTAAACATGGTGTCTAAACACACTAAACCAAGCGCTACAAATCCACAAGGAGGAATTGTAAAGAAAGAAGCACCATTACACATATCAAACGTAGCTTTAACCGAAAATGGAGAAGCAGTAAGAGTTGGATATAAAATGGAAGGAGATAAAAAAGTAAGAGTGTCAAAAAAATCAGATAAAGCAATATAACAATGAGTTACGTACCAAGATTAAAAGAAGAGTACAAGAGCAGAGTTATCAAAGCTCTTACTGATGAGTTTGGTTATAGCAATGTAATGCAAGTACCTAAATTACAAAAAATCGTTGTAAGCAAAGGGGTAGGCGCAGCTATAGCAGATAAGAAGTTAATAGAATATGCAATTGATGAGTTAACAACAATTACAGGTCAAAAAGCAGTATCTACCATTTCTAAAAAAGACGTTGCAAACTTCAAATTACGTAAAGGAATGCCAATCGGAGCAAAAGTTACGTTAAGAGGAGATAAAATGTACGAATTTTTAGATAGATTGGTAACTGCCTCTTTGCCACGTGTAAGAGACTTTAACGGAATCAAAGCAAATGGTTTTGATGGTAGAGGTAATTACAACTTAGGTATTACCGAACAAATCATCTACCCAGAGATTAATATTGACCAAGTGAAAAAAATTAGTGGTATGGATATTACATTTGTAACATCTGCTAGCACTGATAAAGAAGCAAAGTCATTATTAGGAGAATTAGGATTACCATTTAAAAAGAATTAATAAGATGGCTAAAGAATCAATGAAAGCGCGTGAGCGCAAAAGAGCTAAAACGGTTGCTAAGTACGCTGAAAAGAGAAAAGCTTTAAAAGAAGCTGGAGACTATGAAGCATTACAAAAGTTACCAAAAAACGCATCACCAGTTAGATTACACAATCGTTGTAAATTAACTGGACGTCCAAAAGGATATATGCGTCAGTTCGGAATTTCACGTGTTACTTTCCGTGAAATGGCTAACCAAGGATTAATTCCAGGAGTAAAGAAAGCAAGCTGGTAAAATAGCTCTTTAAATACAAAAACAAAGGTGTGTAACAAAACAAAGTTATACGCCTTTTTTTGTTCAAAAAAACGTTAATTAGTGAATAGACACACTTTTTTAGACAAAAATAAGCTTAACAAAACGTAATATTTTGATACTAAAAAGGATAATCACTAAAAACGTTTGATTTTTAAAAAGTTTATGTATATTTGCACTCTGTTTTTTATGGGGTAATTACGCCCAAAAAATAATGGTAAAAAGCTAAAAAGTTTGCTGCCAATTTGTAAGGGTAAGATAATCAGGTAAAAAACAAGAAAAATAAGTATTAACTGGTTTCAGGTTTAGTAATTACGGATTCGCCGTAGGTACAACAGAAATTACTAAAAACCAAAACCGCAATTTAATTAACTATGTATACAGATCCAATCGCGGATTTTCTTACTCGAGTGAGAAATGCTATTGCAGCAAATCACAGAGTAGTTGAAGTTCCTGCTTCAAAATTGAAGAAGGAAATGACGAAGATTTTGTTCGATCAAGGTTACATTTTAAGTTATCAGTTCAATGAAGATAAAGTTCAAGGAACTATTAAGATAGCGTTAAAATACGATCGTGATACGAAAGAATCAGTAATCAGAAAAATTCAAAGAATTTCAACACCAGGTTTACGTAGATACGTTGGCGCTAAAGAAATGCCAAGAGTATTAAACGGATTAGGTATTGCAATTGTTTCTACATCGAAAGGTGTAATGACAAACAAAAAAGCAAGACAAGAGAACGTTGGTGGAGAAGTATTGTGTTACGTTTACTAAAAACATTTTGTAAGATGAGTAGAATAGGAAAAAATCCAATCGCATTGCCACAAGGTGTTGAAGTAAAAGTAAACGACAATGTGGTTACAGTAAAAGGTAAATTAGGAGAGTTAACTCAAGAAATTAAATCTGGAATTACTGTAAAAGTTGAAGATGGTACGATCACTTTAGAAAGACCATCAGAAAGTAAAGATCATAGAGCTGCACACGGTTTGTATCGTGCTTTAATCAATAACATGGTTGAAGGTGTAAGTAAAGGTTTTACTAAAGAGTTAGAGTTAGTAGGTGTTGGTTATAGAGCATCTAACCAAGGACAAAAATTAGATTTAGCCTTAGGTTTCTCTCATAACATTATTTTAGATTTAGCTCCAGAAGTTAAGGTTGAAACCGTATCTGAAAAAGGTAAGAATCCAATCGTAAAGTTAACTTCATTTGACAAACAATTAGTAGGTCAAGTTGCAGCAAAAATTCGTTCATTCCGTAAGCCAGAACCTTACAAAGGAAAAGGAATTAAGTTTGTAGGAGAAGTATTAAGAAGAAAAGCAGGTAAATCTGCATAATAAATAAGAGAAATTATTATGGCATTATCAAAGCTTGAAAGAAGACAACGAATTAAGCATAGAATTAGAAAAATAGTTACAGGTACAGCTGAAAAACCAAGATTATCAGTTTTTAGAAGTAACAAAGAAATCTATGCTCAGTTAATTGATGACGTTGCTGGTGTAACATTAGCAGCTGCATCATCAAGAGATAAAGAAATTACATCAAGTTCTAAAGCAGAAGCAGCTACAGCAGTAGGAAAAGCAATTGCTGAAAAAGCAGCTAAAGCAGGTGTAGATACTGTTGCTTTCGATCGTAACGGGTATTTATACCACGGTAGAGTGAAAGTATTGGCAGACGCTGCAAGAGAAGCTGGTTTAAAATTTTAAGAAATTATATTATGTTAGGATATAAAAACGTAGAAAGAGTAAAACCAAGCGGATTAGAGCTTGTAGATAAATTAGTAGGTGTACAACGTGTTACCAAAGTAACTAAAGGGGGTAGAGCATTCGGTTTCTCTGCAATCGTAGTAGTTGGAGATGGTAACGGTGTTGTAGGTCACGGATTAGGAAAGTCTAAAGATGTTTCTTCAGCAATTGCAAAAGCAGTAGAAGACGCAAAGAAAAATTTAGTACGTATTCCAATCTTAGAAGGAACATTACCACACGAACAAAAAGGTAAATTTGGTGGAGCGAAAGTATTCATCAAGCCAGCTTCACACGGTACCGGGGTTATTGCCGGGGGTGCTGTACGTTTAGTATTAGAAGCTGTTGGTATTAAAGACGTATTATCAAAATCTCAAGGATCATCAAATCCTCACAACGTAGTAAAAGCAACTTTTGATGCGTTATTACAATTACGTAGTGCAGCAACTATTGCTAAGCAAAGAGGTATATCTTTAGAGAAAGTTTTTAACGGTTAAAATTTAAGACGATGAGTAAAATTAGAGTTACACAAGTAAAAAGTCAAATCGGTCGCCTTAAAAATCAAAAAAGAACGTTAGAGGCGTTAGGTTTACGTAAGATGAACCAAACTGTAGAACATGAAGCATCAGCTACAATTTTGGGTATGGTAAGTAAAGTTTCACACTTAGTTTCTGTAGAAGAAATTAAATAAGACAATATAAAGATGAGTTTACATAACTTAAAACCAGCAGCAGGATCTACAAAAAGCGGTAAAAGAATCGCTCGTGGAGAAGGTTCTGGTCACGGAGGTACCTCTACAAGAGGACACAAGGGAGCTAAATCTCGTTCTGGTTATTCTCGTAAAATAGGATTTGAAGGAGGACAAATGCCACTTCAAAGACGTGTACCTAAATTCGGTTTCACTAACATTAATCGTAAAGAATATGTTGGCGTGAATTTAGATAAGTTACAAGCATTAGTAGATAACGGAAAAATAACAGATACAGTTAATTTAGATGTTTTAGTAGAAAACAGATTGGCTCGTAAAAACGACCTAGTAAAAATATTAGGTGGTGGAGAGTTAAAAGCTAAATTAAATATAACTGTACACAAATTTACAGCATCAGCAAAAGCAGCTATTGAAGCAGCTGGAGGTGAAGCAGTAACATTATAAGAATTGTAAATGATGAATTTTATAAATACTTTAAAAGACATTTGGAAGATTGAAGAGTTAAAAGAAAAATTACTTTTAACCCTAGGTTTAATCGCTGTATACCGCTTTATGGCTGCAGTTCCTTTACCAGGAATTGACCCTACACAGTTATCGGCATTAAAAGACAGTACTGACGGTGGGCTTTTAGGTTTATTAAACGCATTTACAGGTGGGGCATTTGCTAGAGCGTCGGTAATGGCACTTGGTATAATGCCTTATATTTCTGCATCAATTGTAGTTCAATTAATGGGTATTGCGGTACCTTATTTGCAAAAATTACAAAAAGATGGAGAAAGTGGACGTAAGAAGATTACGCAAATAACAAGATGGCTTACGATTGCTATAACCTTGTTTCAAGCACCAACCTATATTGGAGTAATTCAAAATCAAATGGGTTTACCGCAAGAAGCATTCTTAGTAACAGGAGCAACATTTTGGATATCATCTATCATTCTTTTAAGTGCAGGAACAATTTTTGCCATGTGGTTAGGAGAGCGTATTACTGATAAAGGAGTTGGTAATGGAATATCATTATTAATTACTGTTGGTATTATTGCAAACTTTCCAGCAGCATTTATTCAAGAATTAGTTTCTAAGCAAACTGCTGGTGCTGGAGGAATTATGATGATTTTAATCGAATTAATAGTTTGGTTTGTAGTAATCTTGTTAACCGTATTATTAGTTACCGCAGTACGTAAAGTTGCTGTTCAATATGCACGTCGTACAGCCGTTACAAACATTAAAGATGTTGATGGTGCACGCCAGTACATTCCATTAAAATTGAATGCAGCAGGTGTAATGCCAATTATCTTTGCACAAGCTATTATGTTTTTACCAATAGCATTAGGGCAAAAATATCCAGCATTTAATAGTTTAACTGATATGAACGGTTTATGGTACAATGTAATATTTGCGTTACTAATCATTGTATTTAGTTACTTCTACACAGCGATTACGATTCCAACGAATAAAATGGCTGAGGACTTAAAAAGAAGTAATGGTTTTGTTCCAGGATATAAGCCAGGTGAAGAAACAGCCAATTATTTAGATTCAGTATTGTCAAAAATTACACTACCAGGATCTATATTTTTAGCAGCGTTATCTATTTTACCAGCTATTATTGTAAAGTTTGGGGTAACTCAAAACTGGGCAATGTTTTATGGAGGAACATCATTGATTATTATGGTAGGAGTTGCTATAGATACCATTCAGCAAATTAATTCGTACTTATTAAATAGTCGTTACGACGGTTTGATGAAAACAGGTAACAGTAATAGAAAATCATTAAAATAATATGGCTAAACAACCAGCAATTCAACAAGACGGAACTATAACAGAAGCATTATCAAATGCAATGTTTCGAGTAGAATTAGAGAACGGACATATTGTTACGGCTCACATTTCAGGAAAAATGCGTATGCATTACATCAAACTATTACCAGGAGATAAGGTAAAGTTAGAAATGAGTCCGTATGATTTATCAAAGGCAAGAATTACTTACAGATACTAACACACTAAGTTGTAAAGTTATAGAGAAGAAAGTTGTAAATGAGTTTCCTTTTAATCTTTAAACTTTTAAACTTTTAAACTAAAAAAGATGAAAGTAAGAGCATCAATTAAGAAAAGAAGTGCCGAGTGCAAAATAGTACGCAGAAAAGGCAGATTATACGTAATAAATAAGAAAAATCCTAGATTTAAACAACGACAAGGATAATAAAAAGACACTAGTCATTAGTAATTAGTAGTTAGATGAATCTGTCTGAAATAGCAATGTTTAGGATTCTAACAACTAAAAGCTAACAGCTAAAAACTAAATTATATGGCAAGAATCGCAGGTATAGATATTCCAAAGAATAAAAGAGGTGTTATCGCTTTAACATATATCTTTGGTATAGGAAGAAGCAGAGCTAAAGAGATTTTAGAAGCTGCTAACATAGATGAAAGCATCAAAGTTCAAGATTGGACCGATGATCAAATTGCAGCAATTCGTGAGCAAGTTGGAACTTACAAAATTGAAGGTGAGTTGCGTTCTGAAGTTCAATTAAGCATTAAACGTTTAATGGACATCGGATGTCAAAGAGGTATTCGTCACAGACTTGGTTTACCATTACGTGGACAAAGAACAAAGAATAACTCTCGTACAAGAAAAGGTAAGAGAAAAACTGTAGCTAACAAGAAAAAATAATCATTGATTATTTTTTACTAATAGTAAAGAATTATGGCAAAGTCTAAAGTAACAAAAAAACGTAAAGTTGTAATAGAATCAGTTGGTGAAGCTCACGTAACTGCCTCTTTCAACAATATTATTATTTCTTTAACAAACAAAAAAGGTGACGTAATTTCTTGGTCATCTGCAGGAAAAATGGGCTTTAGAGGTTCTAAAAAGAACACTCCTTACGCAGCTCAATTAGCAGCAGAAGATTGTGCAAACGTTGCTAAAGAAGCAGGTTTACGTAAAGTAAAAGTGTATGTTAAAGGACCAGGGAACGGTAGAGAATCTGCAATCAGATCTATCCACAATTCAGGTATTGAGGTAACAGAAATCATTGATGTTACTCCTATTCCTCACAACGGATGTCGTCCACCTAAAAGAAGAAGAGTATAAGTTGAATTCATTTTCAACTTATACTTTATTTTAGCGTACTTTTGTGCGCAAAAAAAATAAGTATTTTAACACAGTAGGATTCAAAGATTATCGAAGGAGTACGCCTTAATTCATAATCCCTACTAATTTTAATTAGAAATGGCAAGATATACAGGACCAAAAACTAAAATTGCTCGTAAGTTTGGCGAAGCAATCTTCGGAGACGACAAGAACTTCGAAAAAAGAAATTACCCTCCAGGACAACACGGAGTAGGTAAGAGAAGAGGTAAAAAATCTGAATACGCAGTTCAGTTAATGGAAAAGCAAAAAGCAAAATACACTTATGGTATTTTAGAGCGTCAGTTCCGTAACCTTTTCAAAAAAGCATCAGCTTCTCAAGGAGTAACAGGTGAAATCTTATTACAATTATGTGAATCTCGTTTAGATAACGTAGTATACCGTTTAGGTATTGCGAATTCACGTAGAGCTGCACGTCAGTTAGTATCTCACCGTCACATCACTGTGAATGGAGATATCGTAAATATTCCATCTTATAGTTTAAGAGAAGGAGATGTAGTAGCAGTAAGAGAAAAGTCGAAGTCGTTAGAAGCTATTGAAAATGCATTAGCTGCAAACAGCAGTGTATACGAGTGGTTAACTTGGAATTCAGATCAGAAATCAGGAACTTTTATAAAAGTACCAGAAAGATTACAAATTCCTGAGAATATTAAAGAGCAGTTAATCGTAGAATTATACTCTAAATAATAAATTAATCATATTGGTATTCAGCCAAAGGGTTCATTCGTATTTCTTCACACTTATAAACCGCGCAACTGAATAACAATTAAAACGAAGAAAAATATATGGCAATTTTAAATTTTCAAAAGCCTGATAAAGTAATAATGATTGAATCTACTGATTTTTCAGGAAGATTCGAATTCAGACCTCTTGAACCAGGTTTTGGATTAACCGTAGGGAACGCCTTACGAAGAGTATTATTATCTTCTTTAGAAGGATTTGCAATTACATCATTACGTATCGACGGGGTTGATCATGAATTTTCAACAATCGAGGGTGTTGTAGAAGATGTAACAGAAATCATCTTAAACTTAAAACAAGTACGTTTTAAGAAACAAATAGAAGAATCTGATAGAGAAACAGTTTCTATAGCAGTATCAGGACAAGAGCAATTAACAGCTGGTGACTTGCAAAAGTTTATCTCAGGTTTTCAAGTGCTAAATCCAGATTTAGTAATTTGTAACATGGATAAATCAGTAAAGTTGAATGCTGAAATTACCATTGAAAAAGGTAGAGGTTTTGTACCAGCAGAAGAAAATAAAAGAGCTGGTGCACCTTTAGGAACCATTTTTACAGATTCTATTTACACTCCTATAAAGAATGTAAAATACGCTGTTGAAAATTTCCGTGTAGAGCAAAAGACCGATTACGAAAAATTAGTTTTCGATATCGATACTGACGGTTCTATCAACCCAAAAGATGCCTTAACAGAAGCAGCTAAGATTTTAATCCACCACTTTATGTTATTCTCTGACGAGCGTATCACTTTAGAAGCAGATGAAATCGCACAAACTGAAACATACGATGAAGAATCATTACACATGCGTCAGTTATTAAAGACGAAATTAGTTGATATGGATTTATCAGTTCGTGCTTTAAACTGTTTAAAAGCTGCAGAAGTAGATACTTTAGGAGACTTAGTATCATTTAACAAAAGCGATTTAATGAAGTTTAGAAACTTTGGTAAAAAATCATTAACTGAATTAGATGAGTTAGTGGCTAACAAAGGACTAAGTTTTGGAATGGATTTAAGTAAATACAAATTAGATAAAGATTAACCTTTCATATTTTGCTCCCCTAAACTAGGGTAGTAGCAAGATGAGAGCTAAAACCAAATGTCATGAGACACGGAAAAAAATTTAATCATTTAGGGAGAAAAACAGCGCACAGAAAAGCGATGTTATCTAACATGGCTTGTTCTTTAATCGAGCACAAGCGAATTAATACTACTGAGGCTAAAGCGAAAGCTTTGCGTAAGTTTGTAGAGCCTTTAATTACAAAATCTAAAGACGATACAACCCACAACCGTCGTGTAGTATTTAGTTACTTACGTAGCAAAGAAGCTGTTACAGAATTATTTAAAGAGATTTCTGTAAAAGTAGCAGACAGACCAGGAGGATATGTACGTATCATCAAATTAGGAAACCGTCAAGGAGACAACGCTCCAATGGCAATGGTAGAATTAGTTGATTACAACGAGTTATACAATCCGAAAGGAAACAAAGCTAAAAAGAGTACTCGCCGTAGCCGTCGTGGTGGAGCGAAGAAAACTGAAGCAGCAGCTGTTGAAACTCAAACTTCACAAGAAGAAGAATAAAAATGAAAATTTTTATAAATTATATCAAAGGGATGAACATTTAATGTTTATCCCTTTTTTTATATATTTTTGCAAACAAATAACACAACACACTAAATGAAACCGACATATTTAAAATACATATCAAATAACATTAATACAATTATTTTAAATATCTAAGGTTACATGTGACCGCTTTAAAGCAATATACAACAAGCACATGAAATATCAAACGCGTAAAAAAGCATTAGTTCTATTAGCAGACGGAACTATTTTCTATGGTAAATCAATTGGAATAGAAGGAACCGCAACAGGAGAAATTTGTTTTAATACAGGTATGACAGGATACCAAGAAATTTTTACCGACCCATCATACTTTGGTCAGTTAATGGTAACCACCAATGCACATATTGGTAACTATGGGGTAAATGACGAAGAAGTAGAATCAGACGGAATAAAAATTTCAGGATTAATCTGTCGTAACTTTAGCTTTACACATTCTCGTGTAGACTCTGATGGGAATTTATTCGATTGGTTTAAAGAGCACAATTTGGTGGCCATTTCTGATGTCGATACCCGTGCTCTAGTATCGTATATTAGAGATAATGGAGCCATGAACGCCATTATTTCTACTGAAGTAGATAAGATAGAAGATTTAAAAAAACAGCTAGCCGATATACCAAATATGGAAGGTTTAGAGTTGGCTTCAAAAGTATCGACAAAAGAACCTTATTTTGTGGGTGATGAAAATGCCCCAATCAAAATATCAGCTTTAGATATAGGAATCAAGAAAAATATCTTGCGAAATTTAGTAAAGAGAGGTGCTTATATAAAAGTGTACCCATACAATGCAAGTTTTGAGCAAATGAGCGATTTCAATCCAGACGGATATTTTATTTCTAACGGACCTGGAGATCCAGAACCTCTAGAAGAAGCCCAAAATACAGCAAAAGAAATTATTAAAAGAAACTTACCGTTATTCGGAATTTGTCTAGGACATCAGGTAATAGCCTTGGCAAATGGTATTTCTACCTATAAAATGCATAACGGACATCGTGGAATTAACCACCCTGTAAAAAACTTATTGACAGGAAAAGGAGAAATCACTTCTCAAAACCATGGATTTGCTATTAACAGAGAGGAAACAGAAGCGCATCCAGATGTTGAAATTACACACGTGCATTTGAACGATAATACGGTTGCAGGTATTAGAATGAAATCTAAAAATGTATTTTCTGTACAGTATCATCCCGAAGCAAGTCCAGGACCACACGATGCAGAATACCTATTTGATCAATTCATAGAAAACATTAAAAAAGCGAAGGTTGAAGCGTAAACGTTTTCGTAACTTATTCTGTTTTAATCACTAAAAAACAAGACAAATAAGTAATTTAGCAAAGAAAATAATTTGATTCTCGTGGGCGTATCATCCACGGATTTATATATTAAAAATAAACAACTATGAGTATTATAATTAACATTCACGCACGTCAAATTTTTGATTCAAGAGGAAACCCTACAGTAGAGGTAGATGTAATTACCGAAAATGGTATTTTAGGAAGAGCTGCGGTACCCTCAGGAGCTTCTACAGGAGAGCATGAAGCAGTTGAGTTACGCGATGGTGGTAATGACTACATGGGTAAAGGAGTATTAAAAGCCATAGAAAATGTAAATACATTAATTGCACAAGAATTATTAGGAGTATCGGTTTTTGAACAAAATGCAATAGACCAACTAATGATTGATTTAGATGGAACACCTAACAAATCTAAATTAGGAGCCAATGCAATTTTAGGAGTTTCTTTGGCAGTAGCAAAGGCAGCTGCAAATGAACTAGGATTACCATTATACCGTTATGTAGGAGGAGTTTCAGCAAACACACTGCCAGTTCCTATGATGAACATTATCAACGGTGGTTCTCACTCTGATGCACCTATTGCATTTCAAGAATTTATGATAATGCCAGTAAAGGCAAAGAACTTTACAGAAGCAATGCAAATAGGTTCTGAAATTTTTCACAACTTAAAGAAGGTGTTACACGACCGTAATTTATCTACTGCTGTAGGTGATGAAGGTGGATTTGCACCTACTTTAGAAGGAACAGAAGATGCTATTGAAACCATTGCATTAGCAACCAAAAATGCAGGGTATACTTTTGGAGAAGAGGTAATGATAGCGTTAGATTGTGCTTCGGCAGAGTTTTATGTAGACGGAAAGTACGACTA
It includes:
- the rpmC gene encoding 50S ribosomal protein L29 translates to MKQSEIKELSTADLQEKLGALKKNYTDLKMAHAITPLENPLELRSLRKTVARIATELTKRELQ
- the rpsQ gene encoding 30S ribosomal protein S17, producing the protein MEKRNLRKERIGVVSSNKMEKSIVVSEVKRVKHPMYGKFVLKTKKYVAHDENNDCNEGDTVRIMETRPMSKSKRWRLVEILERAK
- the rplN gene encoding 50S ribosomal protein L14 → MLQTESRLKVADNTGAKEVLVIRVLGGTKKRYASVGDKIVVSVKSATPNGTVKKGQVSRAVVVRTKKEVRRKDGSYIRFDDNACVLLNPAEEMRGTRVFGPVARELREKQFMKIVSLAPEVL
- the rplX gene encoding 50S ribosomal protein L24 — encoded protein: MKKFKIKSGDTVKVIAGDHKGSEGKVLQILKDKDRVVVEGVNMVSKHTKPSATNPQGGIVKKEAPLHISNVALTENGEAVRVGYKMEGDKKVRVSKKSDKAI
- the rplE gene encoding 50S ribosomal protein L5, which gives rise to MSYVPRLKEEYKSRVIKALTDEFGYSNVMQVPKLQKIVVSKGVGAAIADKKLIEYAIDELTTITGQKAVSTISKKDVANFKLRKGMPIGAKVTLRGDKMYEFLDRLVTASLPRVRDFNGIKANGFDGRGNYNLGITEQIIYPEINIDQVKKISGMDITFVTSASTDKEAKSLLGELGLPFKKN
- the rpsN gene encoding 30S ribosomal protein S14, giving the protein MAKESMKARERKRAKTVAKYAEKRKALKEAGDYEALQKLPKNASPVRLHNRCKLTGRPKGYMRQFGISRVTFREMANQGLIPGVKKASW
- the rpsH gene encoding 30S ribosomal protein S8 translates to MYTDPIADFLTRVRNAIAANHRVVEVPASKLKKEMTKILFDQGYILSYQFNEDKVQGTIKIALKYDRDTKESVIRKIQRISTPGLRRYVGAKEMPRVLNGLGIAIVSTSKGVMTNKKARQENVGGEVLCYVY
- the rplF gene encoding 50S ribosomal protein L6, with product MSRIGKNPIALPQGVEVKVNDNVVTVKGKLGELTQEIKSGITVKVEDGTITLERPSESKDHRAAHGLYRALINNMVEGVSKGFTKELELVGVGYRASNQGQKLDLALGFSHNIILDLAPEVKVETVSEKGKNPIVKLTSFDKQLVGQVAAKIRSFRKPEPYKGKGIKFVGEVLRRKAGKSA
- the rplR gene encoding 50S ribosomal protein L18 codes for the protein MALSKLERRQRIKHRIRKIVTGTAEKPRLSVFRSNKEIYAQLIDDVAGVTLAAASSRDKEITSSSKAEAATAVGKAIAEKAAKAGVDTVAFDRNGYLYHGRVKVLADAAREAGLKF
- the rpsE gene encoding 30S ribosomal protein S5, whose translation is MMLGYKNVERVKPSGLELVDKLVGVQRVTKVTKGGRAFGFSAIVVVGDGNGVVGHGLGKSKDVSSAIAKAVEDAKKNLVRIPILEGTLPHEQKGKFGGAKVFIKPASHGTGVIAGGAVRLVLEAVGIKDVLSKSQGSSNPHNVVKATFDALLQLRSAATIAKQRGISLEKVFNG
- the rpmD gene encoding 50S ribosomal protein L30 → MSKIRVTQVKSQIGRLKNQKRTLEALGLRKMNQTVEHEASATILGMVSKVSHLVSVEEIK
- the rplO gene encoding 50S ribosomal protein L15, which codes for MSLHNLKPAAGSTKSGKRIARGEGSGHGGTSTRGHKGAKSRSGYSRKIGFEGGQMPLQRRVPKFGFTNINRKEYVGVNLDKLQALVDNGKITDTVNLDVLVENRLARKNDLVKILGGGELKAKLNITVHKFTASAKAAIEAAGGEAVTL
- the secY gene encoding preprotein translocase subunit SecY — translated: MNFINTLKDIWKIEELKEKLLLTLGLIAVYRFMAAVPLPGIDPTQLSALKDSTDGGLLGLLNAFTGGAFARASVMALGIMPYISASIVVQLMGIAVPYLQKLQKDGESGRKKITQITRWLTIAITLFQAPTYIGVIQNQMGLPQEAFLVTGATFWISSIILLSAGTIFAMWLGERITDKGVGNGISLLITVGIIANFPAAFIQELVSKQTAGAGGIMMILIELIVWFVVILLTVLLVTAVRKVAVQYARRTAVTNIKDVDGARQYIPLKLNAAGVMPIIFAQAIMFLPIALGQKYPAFNSLTDMNGLWYNVIFALLIIVFSYFYTAITIPTNKMAEDLKRSNGFVPGYKPGEETANYLDSVLSKITLPGSIFLAALSILPAIIVKFGVTQNWAMFYGGTSLIIMVGVAIDTIQQINSYLLNSRYDGLMKTGNSNRKSLK
- the infA gene encoding translation initiation factor IF-1 → MAKQPAIQQDGTITEALSNAMFRVELENGHIVTAHISGKMRMHYIKLLPGDKVKLEMSPYDLSKARITYRY
- the ykgO gene encoding type B 50S ribosomal protein L36 → MKVRASIKKRSAECKIVRRKGRLYVINKKNPRFKQRQG
- the rpsM gene encoding 30S ribosomal protein S13 — encoded protein: MARIAGIDIPKNKRGVIALTYIFGIGRSRAKEILEAANIDESIKVQDWTDDQIAAIREQVGTYKIEGELRSEVQLSIKRLMDIGCQRGIRHRLGLPLRGQRTKNNSRTRKGKRKTVANKKK
- the rpsK gene encoding 30S ribosomal protein S11 yields the protein MAKSKVTKKRKVVIESVGEAHVTASFNNIIISLTNKKGDVISWSSAGKMGFRGSKKNTPYAAQLAAEDCANVAKEAGLRKVKVYVKGPGNGRESAIRSIHNSGIEVTEIIDVTPIPHNGCRPPKRRRV
- the rpsD gene encoding 30S ribosomal protein S4; its protein translation is MARYTGPKTKIARKFGEAIFGDDKNFEKRNYPPGQHGVGKRRGKKSEYAVQLMEKQKAKYTYGILERQFRNLFKKASASQGVTGEILLQLCESRLDNVVYRLGIANSRRAARQLVSHRHITVNGDIVNIPSYSLREGDVVAVREKSKSLEAIENALAANSSVYEWLTWNSDQKSGTFIKVPERLQIPENIKEQLIVELYSK